A genomic segment from Candidatus Acididesulfobacter guangdongensis encodes:
- a CDS encoding DNA adenine methylase, whose product MPILSLVESKTDANLTNPKPFIKWAGGKRQLIEELISLFPANYNRYFEPFIGGGALFFAIQPENAYISDINPELINLYNVVKNDVDSLIEDLRRYKNTEEEFYKIRNLDRKPSYKKFSKVRKASRFIYLNKTCYNGLYRTNSDGYFNVPFGFYKNPNIIDEKNLKVCSELLKKTEIALSPFSAIESKIKTGDFVYFDPPYMPISKTSSFTKYYKDDFDVDAQFELKELCDRLTKKRVYFMLSNSYSELILNLYKQYNIKKIRAIRAINCKAAKRGAIDELIITNY is encoded by the coding sequence ATGCCTATTTTAAGTTTAGTAGAATCAAAAACAGATGCAAACCTTACCAATCCTAAGCCTTTCATTAAGTGGGCCGGGGGGAAAAGACAATTAATCGAAGAACTTATAAGTTTGTTTCCCGCAAACTATAATAGATATTTTGAACCATTTATCGGCGGCGGCGCATTATTCTTTGCTATTCAACCTGAAAATGCTTATATATCTGATATAAACCCGGAACTCATTAATCTTTATAATGTCGTAAAAAATGATGTAGATTCCTTAATCGAGGATTTACGCAGATATAAAAATACGGAAGAAGAATTTTATAAAATAAGAAATTTAGATAGAAAACCTTCTTACAAAAAATTTAGCAAAGTCAGAAAAGCAAGCCGTTTTATATATTTAAATAAAACTTGTTATAATGGTCTATATAGAACTAATTCGGATGGATATTTTAACGTACCGTTCGGTTTTTATAAAAATCCAAACATAATAGATGAAAAAAATTTAAAAGTATGTAGCGAGTTATTGAAAAAAACCGAAATTGCATTGTCGCCTTTTTCGGCCATAGAAAGTAAGATAAAAACCGGCGATTTTGTTTATTTTGACCCTCCTTATATGCCTATAAGCAAAACATCGTCTTTTACTAAGTATTATAAGGACGATTTCGACGTTGATGCCCAGTTTGAACTTAAAGAGTTATGCGACAGGCTCACTAAAAAAAGAGTTTATTTTATGTTATCAAATTCTTATAGTGAATTAATCTTAAATTTATATAAACAATATAATATCAAGAAAATAAGGGCTATAAGGGCAATAAACTGTAAGGCGGCTAAAAGAGGCGCTATAGACGAATTAATTATTACTAATTATTAA